A portion of the Symphalangus syndactylus isolate Jambi chromosome 13, NHGRI_mSymSyn1-v2.1_pri, whole genome shotgun sequence genome contains these proteins:
- the HAPLN4 gene encoding hyaluronan and proteoglycan link protein 4, translating into MVCARAALGPGALWAAAWGVLLLTAPAGAQRGRKKVVHVLEGESGSVVVQTAPGQVVSHRGGTIVLPCRYHYEAAAHGHDGVRLKWTKVVDPLAFTDVFVALGPQHRAFGSYRGRAELQGDGPGDASLVLRNVTLQDYGRYECEVTNELEDDAGMVKLDLEGVVFPYHPRGGRYKLTFAEAQRACAEQDGILASAEQLHAAWRDGLDWCNAGWLRDGSVQYPVNRPREPCGGLGGTGSAGGGGDANGGVRNYGYRHNAEERYDAFCFTSNLPGRVFFLKPLRPVPFSGAARACAARGAAVAKVGQLFAAWKLQLLDRCTAGWLADGSARYPIVNPRARCGGRRPGVRSLGFPDATRRLFGVYCYRAPGAPDPAPGGWGWGWAGGGGWAGGARDPAAWTPLRV; encoded by the exons ATG GTGTGCGCTCGGGCGGCCCTCGGTCCCGGCGCGCTCTGGGCCGCGGCCTGGGGCGTCCTGCTGCTCACAGCCCCCGCGGGGGCGCAGCGTGGCCGGAAGAAGGTCGTGCACGTGCTGG AGGGTGAGTCGGGCTCGGTAGTGGTACAGACAGCGCCTGGGCAGGTGGTAAGCCACCGGGGTGGCACCATCGTCTTGCCCTGCCGCTACCACTATGAGGCAGCCGCCCACGGTCACGACGGCGTCCGGCTCAAGTGGACAAAGGTGGTGGACCCGCTGGCCTTCACTGACGTCTTCGTGGCACTAGGCCCCCAGCACCGGGCATTCGGCAGCTACCGTGGGCGTGCTGAGCTGCAGGGCGACGGGCCTGGGGATGCCTCCCTGGTCCTCCGCAACGTCACGCTGCAAGACTACGGGCGCTATGAGTGCGAAGTCACCAATGAGCTGGAAGACGACGCTGGCATGGTCAAGCTGGACCTGGAAG GCGTGGTCTTTCCCTACCACCCCCGTGGAGGCCGATACAAGCTGACCTTCGCGGAGGCGCAGCGCGCGTGCGCCGAGCAGGACGGCATCCTGGCATCTGCAGAACAGCTGCACGCGGCCTGGCGCGATGGCCTGGACTGGTGCAACGCGGGCTGGTTGCGCGACGGCTCAGTGCAATACCCCGTAAACCGGCCCCGGGAGCCCTGCGGCGGCCTGGGAGGGACCGGGAGCGCAGGGGGCGGCGGTGATGCCAACGGGGGCGTGCGCAACTACGGGTATCGACATAACGCGGAGGAACGCTACGACGCCTTCTGCTTCACGTCCAACCTGCCGG GGCGCGTGTTCTTCCTGAAGCCGCTGCGGCCTGTACCCTTCTCCGGAGCTGCGCGCGCGTGTGCTGCGCGTGGCGCGGCCGTGGCCAAGGTGGGGCAGCTGTTCGCCGCGTGGAAGCTGCAGCTGCTGGACCGCTGCACCGCCGGTTGGCTGGCCGATGGCAGCGCGCGCTACCCCATCGTGAACCCGCGCGCGCGCTGCGGAGGCCGCAGGCCTGGTGTGCGCAGCCTCGGCTTCCCGGACGCCACCCGACGGCTCTTCGGCGTCTACTGCTACCGCGCTCCAGGAGCACCGGACCCGGCACCCggcggctggggctggggctgggcgggcggcggcggctggGCAGGGGGCGCACGCGATCCTGCTGCCTGGACCCCTCTGCGCGTCTAG
- the TM6SF2 gene encoding transmembrane 6 superfamily member 2: MDIPPLAGKIAALSLSALPVSYALNHVSALSHPLWVALMSALILGLLFVVVYSLSHGEISYDPLYAVFGVFAFTSVVDLIIALQEDSYVVGFMEFYTKEGEPYLRTAHGVFICYWDGTVHYLLYLAMAGAICRRKRYRNFGLYWLGSFAMSILVFLTGNILGKYSSEIRPAFFLTIPYLLVPCWAGMRVFSQPRAPTCCTANMVQEEQRKGLLQRPADLALVIYLILAGFFTLFRGLVVLDCPTDACFVYIYQYEPYLRDPVAYPKVQMLMYMFYVLPFCGLAAYALTFPGCSWLPDWALVFAGAIGQAQFSHMGASMHLRTPFTYRVPEDTWGCFFVCNLLYALGPHLLAYRCLRWPAFFHQPPPSDPLALHKKQH; the protein is encoded by the exons ATGGACATCCCGCCGCTGGCCGGCAAGATTGCGGCGCTGTCGCTGAGCGCCCTCCCGGTGTCCTACGCGCTCAACCACGTCTCGGCGCTCTCGCA CCCCCTGTGGGTAGCATTGATGAGCGCCCTAATCCTGGGTCTGCTCTTCGTGGTGGTCTACAGCTTGTCCCATGGTGAGATCTCCTATGACCCACTCTATGCTG TCTTCGGGGTCTTCGCCTTCACCTCGGTTGTGGACCTCATCATCGCTCTTCAGGAAGACAGCTATGTGGTGGGCTTCATGGAGTTCTACACCAAGGAG GGAGAGCCATACCTGCGCACAGCACACGGAGTCTTCATTTGCTACTGGGATGGCACTGTTCACTACCTCCTCTACCTGGCCATGGCCGGCGCTATCTGCAGGAG GAAGAGATACCGGAACTTTGGACTTTACTGGCTGGGTTCCTTCGCCATGAGCATCCTGGTGTTCCTTACAGGAAACATTCTTG GCAAATACAGCTCCGAGATCAGGCCTGCCTTCTTCCTCACCATCCCCTACCTGCTGGTGCCATGCTGGGCGGGCATGAGGGTCTTCAGCCAGCCCCGGGCGCCAACCTGCTGCACCGCCAACATG GTGCAAGAGGAACAAAGAAAGGGACTCCTGCAGCGTCCGGCTGACCTGGCCCTTGTCATATACCTCATCCTTGCTGGCTTCTTCACTCTGTTCCGGGGCCTG GTGGTGCTCGATTGCCCCACAGATGCCTGCTTTGTCTATATCTACCAGTATGAGCCATACCTGCGGGACCCTGTGGCCTACCCTAAGGTGCAG ATGCTGATGTACATGTTTTATGTCCTGCCTTTCTGCGGCCTGGCTGCCTATGCTCTCACCTTCCCTGGTTGCTCCTGGCTGCCAGACTGGGCCTTGGTGTTTGCTGGAGCCAtcggccag GCACAGTTCTCGCACATGGGGGCTTCCATGCACCTGCGCACGCCCTTCACCTACCGTGTGCCTGAGGACACCTGGGGCTGCTTCTTCGTGTGCAACCTGCTGTATGCGCTGGGCCCCCACCTGCTGGCCTACCGTTGCCTTCGGTGGCCCGCATTCTTCCACCAGCCACCACCCTCCGATCCCCTAGCCCTCCACAAGAAGCAGCATTGA